The Prinia subflava isolate CZ2003 ecotype Zambia chromosome 6, Cam_Psub_1.2, whole genome shotgun sequence genome contains the following window.
ACCAGGGGGGGACACAGGAGGTTTTCCTCACTGGGGACTCCTGGAAGCCTCCAGCACAGGATTAAGGCTGCTTTCCACAGGCAGCTTTAGTGAGCTTGTGGTTTGGTGCTTtattttctcactgaaggtTGGCAAAGTGTCCTCCTTTATTTCTGGCTCTGACAGGGGTTGCTTGTTCTCTGCAGGACTCTCTAGCTGAAGTTGAGGAGAAATACAAGAAGGCTATGGTGTCAAATGCTCAGCTGGACAATGAGAAAACCAACTTCATGTACCAAGTGGACACCCTGAAGGATGCGCTcttggagctggaggagcagctggcagaaTCCAGGAGGCAGTATGAAGAGAAAAGTAAAGTATGTAAATAGCTCTGGCATGGGAAATAACAGGGAGAGATTTGGAGAGGGGTAGAGATCTTTGGGAGGAGGCAGCTAAATTATTACTCAAGATTTCAACCAAGTAGCTGGTTTAATGAATATGAAGTGGAATACCAATTTGTTGTGTACTTGTGATCATAGAAATGAGAATTTTCCCTAAGCCATTTCTGAAGAAGGGGAGAAATGTTGTAGCTGGTAAAGGCTACATTGATACTATCACATCACATCTCCTTTTCTATTCCATCTCTAAAGTAAATTCATGTGGTTTGTCCATAGGGACTTCTGGAGCACTTTTACACACAAAGATGTCTCCAGGCAGCCTGTGGGAGAATTGTGCTGTTCAGACAATTCAAGCAGCTCCACGGTTAAATGTTGAATTAAGTTTTACATTCATTTAGGAGCTGACAGTGATTTGGtgttaaataataaaactgGGGCTTATGTTTTCAAAACTGCCTTCTTGTAGCTTGGGGCATTTGACTACACCCCACTTCAAAACACAGTTCCTGAAAGATACAgtgtggtttttcctttttacataAAGTCCAGCTGAGTTTCAGTTCATGGCCATGTGGGAAGAGTGGGTTAAATTCCCATCGATTCATCTGTGCAGTCTGAAGGACTGGAGTGTAAAAGCTCTTCAACCTGCTGCTCAGCTTATGAGATGGGCTAAATGATGTCTGTCATGTCAGTGTTTAGTGCAATAATAGCATCTTGGAAAAAGGACAAACTCGATAAAAATTGCACTCTTGTGGGATTGTGATTAGAGGGATATTCAAGAATTACATTGCAGTaagcattttctttgtgtttgggcttattttcctctttttgatGGGGTGCTATTTTTGATTAATAATAATCTTGTGAATATTCCATTATTCACAGGAATTTGAGAGGGAGAAGCACGCTCATAGCATATTGCAGTTTCAGTTCATGGAAATCAAAGAGGCTTtgaagcagagagaagaaatgctTGCAgtaagtaacttttttttttttaatggcttctTTGATTGTACATTCCCAAGTAGCAGTAGAGTGGAGAATATGAGGCATGGAGAATTTTATTCCAAATTCAAGTTACTCACCAGAAGAAATGTTACTGTTTCAGGCCAGACAGGTTCAGAGCTGACTAATGCAAATATTACTTTCCTAAGCATTATCTTATTCTTCCTAAGTATTGCATTTTGGACTGCTGTTTGTGGAGATGCAGAGGAAAATAACAGAACTGTGTAACTTGTTCTAAGTCGTGTTGTGGGTAATAAGATTGTCCTCAGGAGCACAGGTTCAGCTGGGATGTCAGAAACTGTGCATTGTAGATACTCATTTACTTTAGCACCTGGCTTTTTTCATTCTCTGGCCTCACTGCAATCTTGGCCTTCCTTGTTAACCTGTTACCTGCTTTCTGTCTTCTTGTTTTGCTCCTGCCCCTCAGGAAATCCAACAGCTGcaacagaaacagcagagcTATGTCAGGGAAATTTCCGATCTTCAGGAGACAATAGAgtggaaagacaaaaaaataggGGTAGGACTTGTCAGCTCCTGCAATGTGTTCAGAGTGACACTGTCATTCCCCACCTGATCCTGCTTTTGTAAAACCCCATGGATAAAACCCTCCCTCGTGCCTTTGCTTGGTGTGGCTGTCCTATGATGTTGCCAGTGAAGTAGCAAATAGCAAGTGTTGTGTTTGGCCAGTACCTTAAAATCCAAGGAAAACCTAGCAGCTGGTGTGCTTTCAAACCAAGGGTAATTGATTTGCTGTGCTGCACCATTTGCATTTGCCATATGGGGAGAGGAAATGCTATTTATAATGCAATTCCATCAGCACTGAGTTTTCGCTTATTCACATTTAATCTGCGGACTGAGCAGAAACTGGAGTGGGGTAAAGAGGTAGTGCAGCTATTTATAGGCTGTTGGGATGAAAGTCTCCCTTGCTTCTCATCCCTTCCCACCACCTCTTATCACAGCCACATGGAAACCCactctggttttcttttccagttgaACACTGAAAGGcttcctgagcagagcaggagaaagaaaTCTGGCAGCTTGCCCATGTTTGTGATGTCCAACAATTTGTAGCAGCTTCAAACTGAACATTGTCTAATTTTTTTGAGTTGTTCTATTTGTACCTATATAGAAATACTGGGAGGGGAGAGTTCAGTAGCCAAATATGCATTTGCACATGGTGCATCCCAGACTAAGGATGACTTAATGGCAGctttcaaattaattaaaatgtaaaataaaaagtctCCTGAAATCCAACGGGCCTAATTCTGTGCCCTTCCATTACCACATGGGAATGGCATGATGTCTTCAGTGTGCTTGCTAAAGCAATGTGGGCATGGATTAGTTTGTCTAGCAGACAAGAATAAAAAGTGGACCCTCATTTGAGGGACTCCTAATGAAGAATTGGGCTCTGAATGTCTTTGGCAGGAAATCTTGGTTCTTGAAGAAGCTGTGCCTTTCTTGGATTTGAAGTTTCTCTCTCTGCATGCAAACTCAGTCCTGTAATCTGTAAACTTGACCTTTTTCATCTGTGCCTCTTCCATCCCCTGAGTATCTTAAATCTGCTCATTTTTGTCTACATTTGCTTTTCACGGCCTTTACTTGtctcccttcctttcttcaCATCTCCTCGCCCTCTGTCTGTGTTGGGAACTCAGGCACTAGAGAGGCAGAAAGATTTCTTTGATTCCATAAGGAGTGAGCGGGATGACCTTAGAGACGAAGTGGTTGTGCTGAAGGAGCAACTGAAGGTATGCAAgaggaataaaagaaatttatatTCATCTGCTGACCCTTCCCCCCTGTACGTTTGGGCAGAAAAATTAAGTCTAGCTCAGTAGCAATAGCTCAATTTTCATGTTGCCTATAAATTGCCATTTTTCAGGGGTTTTGAATATAAAGTCCTTTCCCCTACTATTGATTGTGAGTTCTTAGTGTAGACTGGAGTATAAAGAAGGTTTTTTGTAGGAGACACTTCTGTGAGGAACATCTTATGCAGCagatttatgttaaaaaaaaccaaaagagcTGGGATCACATGCTTTCTGTCAGAGTGGCTGAACTGAGAACTGCAATATCTGTTCTCCTTCCTGACTCCCAGCCATATTTAATGGAATGATTGAAGCAATTGTTTATTCAGAGTATCTTGGACAAGAGCACTTGACAATCCTTCCCTTTCCGAGCAGCAGGCTCTAAAGCATTGCTTTTGCTTCCCACAGAAACATGGAATAATCCCAGACTCTGATATAGCCACCAACGGGGACACCTCAGACATTCTGGATAACGAAGGACACTTGGATTCTTCCCGACCTGCTCCAGGCACCACTCAGGCATTAAagccaggaggggaggggatgcTAGGTAAGTGCTGTGTGTCctctcagcccctcctgcctgtcTGTCCTTCATTCAGCCACCTTGCTTGGGTGGGGCAGTTGTGAGTGGGACAGTTAACACCACGCAGCATGCTCCTTGTCCAATCTCTCCTGTGCTTTTCCCTGCTTCGTGTTGATTTTGGCTCCCAGTGTGTCGTGCAGGGCAGACTTCACTTCCCCTGCAAGGTGACAAAGGATGGGAATACAAATAGGACATTGCAGATAAGGAGCAGTCATTCACATCGCCGTTTAAACCCTGAATTGCAAAATTGTCCCAGGATAATCCTACTGCTGCTCAGTATTTTTCAGGACACACCTTAaataatcaggggaaaaaaaggcattttggtTTTCTATAAAGAGTTTGTATGTTGGTTCATTGATACCCCTGAGAACTCTGCTtgaacagcagtgctgggctctgccaaaGCACACCAAAGGataaattctttatttctctgctaTTGAACTCTTTAAATTAACACTTCTGTGTCTTCACTCGTTACACTGACACTTAAATTCAAAGGATATAATTGATGTGGACAGCGCTAGGAAGGAGAAATCTGGTTGGCAAAACCCCTTCATGCTTTTATGTGGTGAATGGCCATTAGAGAACTATTGTACTCATGTAAGGAGAGAAAGTGATATTTTTTGGTTTgtcggattttttttttgttctaaatgAACATACTAATAAATAGCTGCAGGCAGCCAATTGTTGAAAGTGCAGGTTCTCTTGCTTTGAGCGTTTGGCTGCTTTTTCATCActcagtttctgaaaacaatgTGAAACACCAAAAACCAAGGTAAgggtgtatttttaaatgtaacatGTTTTCTTACGTCTCCTaaccctgtttttttttttaagaatagaTACAGCATAGACCCAAAAACTAACAACAAACACTATTGTTTTAATGTCTGttgcttttaaatataaatcGAAGGGAAACTGTtacaacaaaaataactttaaaagaACCACAGAAGTCCTCACCCATTTGGGTGGCTGAAATAAGGGGCACAGATTACCTGAGCTTTGATCTGTGTTGAGAGGTCTGAACAGCCAAATCATTTGCTTGCCAATCAGATTTTACATTCAGTGTCCATCACGTGCACTGATGATGCCTGtctgagatttttaaaagcaaaatattactGAATAATCCTTCATGATTCCATTGTAACAGCATCAGACCCCTGCATGGATAGAGGGGCGTCAGGGTTAAAGTTGTAGAGAGAATTGCTGAGGAGAAGCAGTCCTTAGAGGCCCTTCTGCAGGTATTGCTGTTAAATTGCACTGCTTCAACCCGTTGTTCTCCTCTGCCAAAGCTGTCATTCCCACAGCCAAGAGCAGAGAGCTCCTCCTTTACAAAAACACCAGCCAGCACCAGAGACTTCTTGCTTTGAGAGGGTGGTGGTGAGTTTCACTGATCAACCCCCTGGATCCTTACTAATTCAATCGCTGCTTTGCCTCACAAAATTGGCAAAAGCTGATCTTTTATTAACCCGTTCTTCTCGTTCTGTCTGCCGGGTTTTAAGTGGGGAGGTAAGTGCTGTGGTGTGGCCCCCTCAACTTTCTCAATGGTCTTTTAGGCAAAGCCAATGAAGTGGAgatgaaaaatgagattttggaggatgtggggaaaagagaaatcttGCAGAATACTGAGCATGAGGAACACAAAGAGGagtctgaggaggaggaggaagcacaGCCATTGCATGCTGCTGAAAATGCAAAGGCAGAACACATGGTTGAAGAACGGGACGCCCCGCCAACAGTGATGATCCCAGAGAGTAGGTGTGCAGAGCAAGGCCAAAGCCTCACAGCACCTGTGTCAGGGAGCGCTTCCTCcaacagtgacagtgacacagatGGCTTGGGAGAGGTCACAGAGTCCAGGGGCACGGCAGTCCAGCAGCCTGAGAGTACAGAGGCTGAACGGACAAATGAGAACTTGGAGCTGGGCTCTCCACAAGGCCACCAGATTTTTGAGACTCCTCAGGAAATGTTTTGTGACTCAGGTACAGAGCAGGAAGTGGGAGAAGCTGCACCCAACCAGGAAGAACAAGAGGATCTGGTTTTAAGCAGCCATTCCCTGAGTGATAATGAAATGGCTGAAGGCTCTGACAGTACAAGTGAGAGCAGTGAGTTGGTTTCTAACCAGGCAGGGCTACCTGAGGGAGCAGTGGCAGGCTTGCTTAGGGAGGAGGGAAATGTGGAGAGTTCCACTCCAGGGGAAGCCCAGCACTCAGAAGAAAGTGCTGAAAACAAGGCTGCAAATGTCCTGGAGGAAAAGTTTGTTGACTGCACTGATGGAAAAAGTGACAAAACAGCAGATGACAGAGCTGAAGAAGAAGATGAGGCTGGGAACACAGTTCAGGGTCTGCCTAGGGAAACTGAGTCTGTGGGTTtgcaggggacagagccacATGAAAGGGATGTCCCAGCAGAGGCACTTGAAAAGGAAGGTGGAGAACATCAGGCACCCATCCAGCCCGCTTCTTCAGAGGACAGTCCTTCAGCACCCCCAGAGGAACCAAGTACACAGGGTAAAACTGAAGATGAAATGGCTACAGCTGAGAAAGATGGACAGAAGGAAGAATTGATGGAAGAGCTGGAGAAGCGTTCAGGTTCTACTGAAGCAGGCGAGCAAGGTGTGGCATCTGTGGAGACAGGAGGCTGCATTCCCAAGGGAATGGGAagtgagctgcagcaggcacagccaggaacaGAGGCGGAGACAGAGGTGACCACTCAGGAAACCCATTTAGACCCGAGCCTTTTAGGTGATGAAATTAAGAAGTCAGGATTGGAAACAGGGGATGAGGCTGAGGAAGGACAGGAGAGTAGGATGGAATGGGCAGAAGATTTGAATCCAAAGGTAGAGGTTCAAACAAGTCAGTGCAGTGAAGAAATGGCAGGTGGtccagaaggagagaaaaacattCCTTTAGAGGGGGAAGTGCAGAAGGTGGTTAAACAAGCAGAAGGTGAATGTAAAGAGGAGTCAGGTGTAGGTGTTACTGCAGCTACTGAAAACAAAGCCAGTaaagaaacactgaaagaaaatgagcaaGAGGTGGAGCTTGCAGACCACCCTGGTGGGGAATTTGCTTCTGAGGAAGGTGTAAGTAATGCCCTGGCACAGAAGTCTCTGCAGAATGACGACATTAGTGAACAAGTTACACTGGAGGAAGATGTAAATAATTCCCTGGCACAGGAACCTGTGCAGGATGAAAACATTGGTGTACAAGTTAAATTGGAGGAAGGTGTAAATAATTCTGTGGCACAGGAACCTGTGCAGGATGAAAACATTGGTGTACAAGTTAACTTGGAGGAAGGTGTAAATAATTCTGTGGCACAGGAACCTGTGCAGGATGAAAACATTAGTGTACAAGTTAAATTGGAGGAAGGTGTAAATAATTCCCTGGCACAGAAGCCCGTGCAGGACGACAACATTAGTGAAGAAGTGAAATTGGAGGAACAAGCAGAGGAGAGCCTGGAAGATGATGGTGATGCATTTGATTTCGATGAAGAGTCAAATCAAATACTAGAATCTGATGAAAAATGTGATGGAGATGAAGCTGATACACAAAGAGAAGAGGGTGATGGAGCAAATGGTGCTGCTGGAAAAACTGCCCACACGGacaaagctggagagggaacagACAAAATGGAAACCAAAGATGCTTTGACCAAAGGTGAAGTCCTGCAGCATAAAAAAGATGAACCTGAAGGAACAGGGTGCTTGCAAGGGGAAGCGTCAGGGAAAACTGATGTGGAGGAAGATGAAATCAAAGTATCAGATTCTAGTAAACTGGGAAAATTACAGGATGAAGAAGTTTTGGAACAGGTTTTGGAAAGTGCTTTCATTAAGAGGGCTGAAAGCAGGGAGGATTTGCAGGCTGGCAGAAGGAGTAAGGGTAGATCCAGAGATGACTGTACCATCTCCTGAGTTCAGAATCTCAAACCTACGTGAGTTCCATGCCCTGTGACCAGTCCCAGGACACAAACATGCACTTTGCACAAGACATCAGACCTTGGAATACCCTTAGAGCTTTGTCTTTGTAGGTAACTCAGCCTAAAGCATGGATATGGTAATGATGCAAGTATGGTAATGATGCTCTTGTGTTGTACCCAGCCACAAGAAATCGAGACTGTCTCGGGTTGAAAGCTTATCACCTTGTGAGGAAGCTTCACAACTTGACCATTCAAACTATTATGCAATTAAAGTACCTCTAGTGTGGATAGCTGCTCCTGGGGATTtctacaggatttttttttattattctagCCTAGTTGATCAATATCTTGAATGCACATTGGGCCTTTGTGAACTTATGCACATTATGCTTACTTGTACTTCAATCTACAGCAAGCACATTAACTCTTCATGAAGGAACTCAGCCAGATCACCAGTTTCACTGATGGTGAAACTTCTTTCAGAATGATTAAAGCCTATGAACCaatctcttatttttttaacatgaagaaaaaagatattttcattCCACTTTGTGTGTATTTCTTACATGGTCATATTCCAAAATACAGTTAGATCACTGTGAATCTGCTTAGTCTGAGCACTTTGGAAGAGCAATGCACAGTTTGGAGAAAGTGCAACATACAGGTCTTAGTTTGCTGAAAGgaataaatatatacatgtttACTTCATCCAGGCACTTTGCCACTACCACAGTAGGCCTTTTACACCATGTCTTGCatggtgtttttattttttccagagaaagtGTCAATACACAGTGTAATGTGTGCTTAGGTTTGCTATCAAGTACTGTCAGATATCAATAtataaaatatctatttttccaagaaaaatttttgtttaaaatttgcttattgcattatatattttttgCAAACTCTGATTCTGAAAGAATGTTTTTATCTCTGAAACAAATCTTATCTCTTCCCTTCTGAAAAGAAGATAACTTTGCATGTCTTAACTCTTGCTGGATATCAGACCAAAGAGGACTGTTGTTTTGTGTACTAGCCCCACTGTGGCTTTTGGAAAAGCTGGGTTGCTTTGAGTTGCTGGCATAAATTAGGCTCTTGGACTCCCTTGCTGTATTTCCTCTTGCATCTCTGCTAGTGCTTGGGAAGAGAGCATGTTTTGCAtatataaatattcatttaaagTGTTAAGCAGTGCATGTCCCAAGGGAATGCAGATCGAGGGGGGTTCGAGGGGGGGTTCGGGCTGTGGAAGGCTGAGTTTGTGTTGATGTTACAAAGTTGTCAGAGCGCAGACAGACTGCAAAATTGGAAGATGTATATCAAAATGTACTGCTgtatataatttaaataaacatattttatacTTTAAAATACCTGTCCAGAGCACTGTTTCTAAACCTGCACAAGGAGTTATTTAAACCTGTATCATTTCAACAccatttttctgcagctgttgtTCAATTTATTACCTTGTGCTACGTAGCTACAAGAGCCATCTCCCTAGGACTGGGCAGCCTCGGGGTTTGAGCACCTTGAATATGTGATGGCACCTTAACTGTAGAGCTCTAACAGGTCTGTAACCCTGTAACTCCTTTCATGTGGCTTCTCTCCAACTTACAGCAGATCCACCGTGGTTTCTGTAAGTATTGGCAGTTGTTCCTAAGGGTTTACTCTAGATGCTAATCCAAAAAGTCATAGATCTTATAAGCATTTCTTATTAGCATGTAGCAGTGTTTATTTAAAGATTTGGCTGTGCTATACTCTCAACAGTAATATGTGGTTTAATGTTGGAAGTGGGTTTTAATTGGTAAATAGACTTAAACAGATCATTAAGTGGTCTTACCGGGCTTCACCTGTACTGTGGATGGATCTATCAGAGTCAAATTAGGCAACGTGCCATTATATCCCGTGTTTCTTACGAGttcatttctgattttcacTAGTTTTTCCACTTCCAAAGAAAAGACAGCATCTTTAAGAGAATTCCTTTTTAAAGCCATATCACAGGAGCAGAAACACCTCCAATCTTACCTGTCCATGCACCAGCTTGGATCCCACTCCCAGTGTAACTGGGAACAAGACCATGGAGAGGCAGTGCAGCGTAGCTGTTGTGCCAGAAATCCACCCTGGAATGTTGAAAACGAGAATGTGACCCAAGGATGAATCTTTGTCTTCCAGAATAACCCCAAATGCTCGCTGGGTTTTCTGGTCATCACCTAGTGGCACATAAATGCTGTAGCCCAGGTCTGTGCATATCAGAGCTAGCCTGAAATCCTTTCAAAAGCAGTATCTCAAGAAACTTACTTGATAAAAAAGGGGAATAAATAGTGCAAAGGTCTTGGTCAATATCTTCTTTGCTATAGAGAAGAACAGTCCTCCTGTGCTCCTCAAAAGCAGTACTGCAAGCTGGTGTCTTCCAAATCCTGTGCTGTTCCTGGCAGCACCCCTCTTCTGAGAAAGACAGGAAAGCATTTTCTCATCATCCAAAATAGATGGACAGATCTGGAGAAGGAGCATTGCCCAACCTGCTTCTGACAGCTGGATTCTTGCAGGCTGTTCTGAATAGCTGCTTGGGGCTGGGATTTCATGGGATGTCTTTCCATCCTCCAAGACCAGTTTATCCCTTTCATTTACATCATGGTTCATTATTTCCTGGGCCACACATCGTGTAAATCACACAGGTAAAACCAGCAGCCTCCCATCCCATGCTCCCCTCTTAGTGGAAAGCCATGGAGGATGGATGTGTGGCTGGTTTGGGAATGTTTGGGCCACTGGGGGGGCAGCACCTGAGTAAGCAATGCCTGGAGTCACCTGCAGTGCCGAGGCAGTGAGATCAGATCAGTCACTGGACttgggagctgtggcagcaccGTGCTCaccctgctgtgtcctgctcccTCACAGGCCCCATCTCCTCCTCGGCCTCTGTAAACTCTGTGGCCATGAACTGGTGCAGTGAGTACCCTGGGAATCACCTTCCCAAAGTGAAGTGAGGTGAATGTCACACTCTGATTATTCACTGGAGCATCTTTCTATGTGGAGTAAGGTTAATGACTGTTACAGATGAGAATTTTAATTAGCTGCTTCCTGTCCTGATTCAATAGACTGTTCTTTGCTGCCTGTTCTCAAGGTCCTCAGATTCGGTGGAAAAATATCTCGTAAATGCAAAATCAAGGTGACCCTGCAGAGTAAGTTTTCTGTGTTAATGTGGGGGTTTAAGATAAGTGAAACCCAAGAGGCCCTCATCTCGACAGGCAGAATATGAATGGCAATTTAAGCAAActaattttttccctgctgcctgcatgtCCCAATGGGGTGCACAGATGTCTGTAATGAGGGCAGAGAGAACTGAGGGTGAGATCAAACTTGACAGTTCACCCCAAAATGCATCCTTTTTGCAGGAAAAGGGCTTTGGGGAACCCAGTGTCCTTCCTCACTGGAAGCTGGAAGAGGTCTCCTTTCTTCAGGCAGGCAGGTTTCACCCCACAGCAGTGGTTGTGTTAATGAAAGTCACAACTAAATTATTTCCAGGATCAAAGTGTGTTACTTGGCCCTTTTGGAGTCAATACATTTGGGCTAATTTTGTAGTGGCCTAAAGGTTTCCTGCTGCACCAGTCCTCATTCTCTTTCCAATCCTTGGAACTCCATTTCTTAATCTTTGCTGGCCTGTAAATCCCAACACAGTCTCTTGAGTCCAAGTATCTCCAAGCTGTTTGCTGCTCTTGCTTTCTTCATTggcctttgtttttcttccatatCTTTCATCTTTTGCAGAATTTTTGTCTtaagttttctttccttcccataTAGATCTGTgaaattgttttattgttttgaaGGGGTTTATACTCAGAAATTTTGGTTGTGGGTGATATTTACCAAAAAAGTGGGTTCgggtcttttttgttttttcatatcAGTGCTCAGGTGAAACAATGTTGGGTGTGTTACAAAtggatgaaaaacaaaaagaatagGACTTCAGGAGGTTCAAAATTAATCCATAGATCTGCTGAACTGGGATCTCACGCTCAGATCTGTATTTGGGTATTGCATCAGAAGCCAAGGTAAAGGTTTTATTCCATGCTCTGGAGTGGGACTATATGGGGGGGTGTATTCCCAGGAGGGGAATGACATACTGTATTAATGTCTGCTGTACTTCCATTGGGAAGCCAGTTTCCACCATGACTTGATTCAATACAGACTCTTGATTCCCTTTAAGTGCGTGTgctaacaagaaaaaaaggaagaaccACAAGACTTTGGCCTTTTCAGGAGTTGTCATCAAAGaagaaatggtatttttaaagctcttcAAAAAACTTTGagtctctctctctcagcaGAATTTACCTGGTAAAAGCCCACCAGGCTCTTATGTGTAATTTACCTTGCTTTCCTAAGTTTAAGAAAAGATCTTTTCCTTGAGTGACCTTTGGATTTTAACCATTTGATCAGCAGGCCAGACCTCAGCTGTGGAGttgagctctgagcagcctgggctctgcactgctggcaAGGGAGGCCAGCTGAACAAACCTGCAGTGAGACCCAGCTGAGGTCAACAGATCCTCTCCTAATGGGTGCATTTGAATGTGATGTTGCAGCATGCTCCTGCCTGAGGTGTACCTGAACAAACGGAGCTTGTTAATTAATGAGGTCATTTGGGTGGTAAGAAAATGTGCTTTCTCACATTGCAGCCCTtaatggggaaggaaaaaaaggaaatgattTGGTTGCTTACTTTGTAGTTCTTTTTCCCAGCTGTCTCATTCTGTAGAGTGCACTTTATTAATGAAGGCTGCACATACCCATACTTCCAAGTCTAAATGTAGGACAACAGTTGTGCAGATTGTCCATTTCCTCTTGATGTTTGACCTGGAGAATTGactctgcagagaaaacaaTGTTTTACCAGACTGCTGCGttcaaaacacaaataatttgACGGGCCAATGTTTTTCTGGTCATAATGTTGGAGCTAAAATGTCACTGCCATGTAAAAGAAGGGAAGAGTTAAAAAGTGCTGAGAATGTGCTTAGCTGTGATTATAGGTGTTTACAGTATTGTCATTGTGTTAAACTGTCAAGATGTTGTGAGATTTTGTGTTGCAGTTGTGCTTGACCCTAGAGTTCTTGCATGCTAACCTAACGTAGAAGATTAGCCTCTTTGCATGCAGCTGGCTGCTGGGACAAGCATGTTCTGTGAGAATGCCATaactgccctggctgcagccccctcccagccccgtCCGGGCCTCGTGTCCTGTGGTACGTGCCCTCACTCCCCCTTCAGTAGCCACTAACCTGAACGGGTCAGGCTCGTGCCTCAGATGCGCTCCCCGTGCGCCGCTCGATCAGCCAGCTCTGACCTCTGCCTTTTCTCTTCCAGACAGGCTGAAAAAGCTCATCGATGAACGGGAGTCCTTGCTAGACCAGGTAATCACAGGGCGAGTGAAGAGCAGTAAATGGTTAAGGAAATGGAAATAGCCCACACACGAGGTgtagagcagcagtgctgtggtcaGGTTGCTCTTGCTGAGGACTTGCTGCCTTTTCTGGCCACTCTGTTCTTTCTCCAGAACATTCCTCCTGTATGTTAACTCAGGATACACAGAAGATATGACCCAGTGTGCCTCTTATTTATGAATAGTAATCCTTCAGATCGGCCAAGCCCAAGGGAAAAACAGGCATGGCTTGGAAATTGTAGAAGCAAATTTTCTTTCCGAGAGTAAGCCCTCCCCTCTGCTGGGTCTGTGGGTAAATGGGCCATTTGGAAAGGTTTGTTGGAGGAACTGCAGATGGGTAAAGAGCAATTAAAG
Protein-coding sequences here:
- the LRRFIP1 gene encoding leucine-rich repeat flightless-interacting protein 1 isoform X31: MYSPEGVRRAVGIFRGCSPSSGTQRRRGGAFREDAGGFRGRCAPSPGAPSALPRARLPLPARSPLRPRAAPGASGRAPPPQTAGAMDAAADCLSPAAQQQAEARLAAKRAARAEAREIRMKELERQQKEIYQVQKKYYGLDTKWGDIEQWMEDSERYSRRARRNASASDEDERMSVGSRGSLRIEERPEKDFEKGARTVSSLSAATLASLGGTSSRRGSGDTSISADTEASIREIKDIYELKDQIQDVEGKYMQGLKELKDSLAEVEEKYKKAMVSNAQLDNEKTNFMYQVDTLKDALLELEEQLAESRRQYEEKSKEFEREKHAHSILQFQFMEIKEALKQREEMLAKHGIIPDSDIATNGDTSDILDNEGHLDSSRPAPGTTQALKPGGEGMLGKANEVEMKNEILEDVGKREILQNTEHEEHKEESEEEEEAQPLHAAENAKAEHMVEERDAPPTVMIPESRCAEQGQSLTAPVSGSASSNSDSDTDGLGEVTESRGTAVQQPESTEAERTNENLELGSPQGHQIFETPQEMFCDSGTEQEVGEAAPNQEEQEDLVLSSHSLSDNEMAEGSDSTSESSELVSNQAGLPEGAVAGLLREEGNVESSTPGEAQHSEESAENKAANVLEEKFVDCTDGKSDKTADDRAEEEDEAGNTVQGLPRETESVGLQGTEPHERDVPAEALEKEGGEHQAPIQPASSEDSPSAPPEEPSTQGKTEDEMATAEKDGQKEELMEELEKRSGSTEAGEQGVASVETGGCIPKGMGSELQQAQPGTEAETEVTTQETHLDPSLLGDEIKKSGLETGDEAEEGQESRMEWAEDLNPKVEVQTSQCSEEMAGGPEGEKNIPLEGEVQKVVKQAEGECKEESGVGVTAATENKASKETLKENEQEVELADHPGGEFASEEGVSNALAQKSLQNDDISEQVTLEEDVNNSLAQEPVQDENIGVQVKLEEGVNNSVAQEPVQDENIGVQVNLEEGVNNSVAQEPVQDENISVQVKLEEGVNNSLAQKPVQDDNISEEVKLEEQAEESLEDDGDAFDFDEESNQILESDEKCDGDEADTQREEGDGANGAAGKTAHTDKAGEGTDKMETKDALTKGEVLQHKKDEPEGTGCLQGEASGKTDVEEDEIKVSDSSKLGKLQDEEVLEQVLESAFIKRAESREDLQAGRRSKGRSRDDCTIS